CTCGCACTCGCTTTGCGCAGCAAAGGCACGCATGGAACTCAAATGGCTCGAAGACTTCGTGTCGCTCGCGGAAACGCGCAGCTTCAGCCGCTCGGCCGAGCTTCGGCACGTGTCGCAACCCGCGTTTTCGCGCCGGATCCAGGCGCTCGAAGCGTGGCTCGCGACCGAGCTGATCGATCGCTCGGTGTACCCGACCCGTCTCACGCAGGCGGGCCAGGTGTTCTACGAGCAGGCGCTCGTGATGCTGTCGCAGGCGCACGAGGCGCGCACGCTGCTGCGCGGCCACGTTGGCGCGCCCGTGCCGACGATCGAATTCGCGGTGCCGCACACGCTGTCGCTCACGTACTTCCCGCGCTGGCTGCAGCGGATCGAGGCGAAGATGGGGCAGGTGCATACCCGGCTGCGTGCGCTGAACGTGCATGATGCGGTGCTCTCGCTGGTCGAGGGCGGCTGCGACCTCGTGATGGGCTATCACCATCCGAGCCATCCCGTCGCGCTCGATCCGGCCCGCTACGACATGCTGACGCTCGGCGCGGAGCCGATCAGCCCGTTCTCGGCGCCCGGCCGCGGCGGCCGCGCGCGCTATGCGCTGCCCGGCACGGCCGATGCGCCCGTGCCGTATCTGTCGTACACGCCCAATGCGTACCTCGGCCGGATGACCGAGGTGATCATCGCGAACGCGCGCGCGCCGCTCTTTCTCGACAAGGTCTACGAGACCGACATGGCCGAGGCGCTGAAGGCGATGGCGCTCGCTGGGCACGGCGTTGCTTTTCTGCCGCACAGCGCGGTCGAGGATGCGCTCGCGGGCGGCCGCCTCGTGAAACTCGGCCGTGCGGTGAAGGGCGCCGCGGAGCCGTTTACGCTGACAATGGAGATCCGCCTGTACCGGGACAAGCTCGCGGTGCAGGGCGACGAGCCGCGGCAAAAACTCGTGCGCGCGCTGTGGGATGTCGTGCGCGAGGAACTGGGCGCGGCCGCCTGACAGTCGCTGCGGCCCCGGCCATGCCATGGCCCTGACGCCCAGCACGGTTCGCCCGTGCGGCTTTTCGGCGGGGGGCGGCAATCGCTACATCGGGCCGCATCGTCTGCGCGGCGCTTGCCCGCACCGGCCCGTTCGGCCCGCGCGGCGCCCGCGCACGAAAGCTGCTCGGCGCAATCGCATCGGGATTGCAGCGGTTCGCACGGCGAACGCACGGTTTTTCGCGCAAAAGCCCGATCATGCACGAAACGCATAATCGAATAAGCAAACGGCATTGGATTTCGAAATTCGCTTTTTCGACAATGTGCGCATTCTTCGACCGTTGGAGATTCCATGTCTTCGCAATCGCAGTCCCCGTCCGTCGCGCAGTCCATTCCGTCGTACCTGCACGCGGACGATCTCGGCCCCTGGGGCAACTACCTGCAGCAAGTCGATCGCGTCGCGCCGTACCTCGGCTCCCTGTCGCGCTGGATCGAGACGCTGAAGCGCCCGAAGCGCATCCTGATCGTCGATGTGCCGATCGAGCTGGACAACGGCACCGTTGCGCATTTCGAGGGCTATCGCGTGCAGCACAACGTGTCGCGCGGCCCGGGCAAGGGCGGCGTGCGTTACCACCAGGACGTGACGCTGTCCGAGGTGATGGCGCTGTCCGCCTGGATGTCGGTGAAGAACGCGGCCGTGAACGTGCCGTACGGCGGCGCGAAGGGCGGCATCCGCGTCGATCCGCGCAAGCTCTCACGTGGCGAGCTCGAGCGCGTAACGCGTCGCTACACCAGCGAAATCGGCATCATCATCGGCCCGAACACCGATATTCCCGCGCCTGACGTCAACACGAACGAGCAGATCATGGCGTGGATGATGGACACTTACTCGATGAACCAGGGCCAGACGGCCACGGGCGTCGTGACCGGCAAGCCGATCTCGCTCGGCGGCTCGCTCGGCCGCAAGGAAGCGACTGGCCGCGGCGTGTTCGTCGTCGGCTGCGAGGCGGCGAAGAAGAAGGGTGTCGAGATCGAAGGCGCGCGCATCGCGGTGCAGGGTTTCGGCAACGTCGGCGGGATCGCCGCGAAGCTGTTCCAGGAAGCGGGCGCGAAGGTGATCGCGGTGCAGGATCACACGGGCACGATCCACCAGCCGGCTGGCGTCGACACGGCCAAGCTGCTCGACCACGTCGGCCGCACGGGCGGCGTCGCGGGCTTCGAAGGCGCGGAACCGATGCCGAACGACGAGTTCTGGACCGTCGAGACCGAGATCCTGATTCCGGCCGCGCTGGAAAACCAGATCACCGAGAAGAACGCGTCGAAGATCCGCACGAAGATCATCGTCGAAGGCGCGAACGGCCCGACGACGACGGCCGCGGACGACATCCTGAGCGCGAACGGCGTGCTCGTGATCCCCGACGTGATCGCGAACGCGGGCGGCGTGACCGTGTCGTACTTCGAGTGGGTGCAGGATTTCTCGAGCTTCTTCTGGACCGAAGACGAGATCAACCACCGTCTCGAGCGCGTGATGCGCGAGGCGTTTGCCGGCGTGTGGGCGGTGGCCGAAGAGCACAAGGTGTCGGTGCGCACGGCGGCGTTCATCGTCGCGTGCAAACGCATCCTGATGGCGCGCGAAATGCGCGGTCTGTACCCCTGATCGACGGGTTGGAGCGATCGGCGACGCGCAGGTTGGAGGCCGCGTCGTGATTCACTCGCGGGCGGCACCGGCTCCGGTGCCGCCCGCGTGCGCATCCGGGCGCCGAACGCAGGTCGAAACACGCCTGCCGCCCGGACAGGAGTGTGGTTAACTACCATTACTTTCATAAAAATTACTTTGATAAACTGGCGCGGGTTTTCGCCAAGGAGATGACAACGATGATGAAATTCCCGAAAGCAATGCTGATGGTCGCGGCGCTGAGCACTTTCGCCGGCGGCGCCATCGCCCAGGAAACGGGCACGCTGAAAAAAATCAAGGACACGGGCGTGATTGCGCTGGGGCACCGCGAATCGTCGATTCCGTTCTCGTACTATGACCAGAATCAGCAGGTCGTCGGCTATTCGCGCGACTTCCAGATGAAGGTCGTCGACGCGGTCAAGAAGAAGCTGAATCTGCCCAACCTGCAGGTGAAGAACATTCCGGTGACGTCGCAGAACCGGATTCCGCTCGTGCAGAACGGCACGGTCGACATCGAGTGCGGTTCGACGACGAACAATCTCGATCGCCAGAAGCAAGCGGCGTTCTCGGACACGATCTTCGTGATCGGCACGCGCCTCATGACGAAGAAGGATTCGGGCATCAAGGATTTCGCCGACCTGAAGGGCAAGACCGTCGTCACGACGGCGGGCACGACGTCCGAGCGGTTGTTGCGCGAAATGAACAACAAGAACCAGATGGGGATGAGCATCATCAGCGCGAAGGACCACGGCGAGTCGTTCCAGACGCTCGAGACGGGCCGCGCGGTCGCGTTCATGATGGACGACGCGCTGCTCGCGGGCGAGCGCGCGAAGGCGAAGCAGCCGGGCGAGTGGGTGATCGTCGGCAAGCCGCAGTCTCAGGAAGCGTACGGCTGCATGATGCGCAAGGACGATCCGGCGTTCAAGAAGGTGGTCGACGACGCGATCGCGCAGGTCGAGAAGTCGGGCGAAGCCGCGAAGATCTATTCGAAGTGGTTCGAGAATCCGATTCCGCCGAAGGGCCTGAATCTGAACTTCCCGCTCTCCGACGAGATGAAGAAGCTCTACGCGAACCCGAACGACAAGGCGCTCGACTGAGCGGACGGCCGTTCGAGCTAACACGCGCTGACGAAACGGAAGAGGCCCGGCTTCTTCCGTTTCTTTTTGTTGGAGTCTGGCTATGTCTTACCACTGGAACTGGGGCATCTTCCTGAGCCCCGTTTCGACGGGCGAACCCACCACCTATCTCGGCTGGCTGATGTCGGGATTCTGGGTGACGGTCAAGGTGTCGCTCGCCGCGTGGGTGATCGCGCTCGTCGTCGGCTCGCTGTTCGGGGTGCTGCGCACCGTGCCGAACAAATGGCTTTCGGCGATCGGGACGGTCTACGTATCGATCTTCCGCAACATTCCGCTCATCGTGCAGTTCTTCGTCTGGTACCTCGTCGTGCCCGAACTGCTGCCCGTGTCGATCGGCACCTGGATCAAGCAGTTGCCGCCCGGCACGCAATTCTTCACCGCGTCGATCGTCTGTCTCGGCCTCTTCACGGGCGCGCGCGTCTGCGAGCAGGTGCGCTCCGGCATCAACGCGTTGCCGAAGGGCCAGCGCGCGGCCGGCCTCGCGATGGGCTTCACGCAATGGCAGACGTACCGCTACGTGCTCCTGCCCGTCGCGTACCGGATCATCGTGCCGCCGCTCACGTCCGAATTCCTGAACATCTTCAAGAACTCGGCCGTCGCGTCGACGATCGGTCTGCTCGACCTGTCCGCGCAGGCGCGGCAGCTCGTCGACTACACCGCGCAGACCTACGAGTCGTTCATCGCGGTCACGCTCGCGTACGTGGTCATCAACCTGATCGTGATGGCGTTCATGCGCTGGGTCGAGAGCAAGTCCCGGCTGCCCGGCTACATCGGAGGCAAGTGATGCATCAGTTCGACTGGAGTAGTATCCCCGGCTCGCTGCCGACGCTCTGGACGGGCGCGATCGTCACGTTCAAGATCACGCTGCTCGCGATCGTGGTCGGGATCGTCTGGGGCACGCTGCTTGCGCTGATGCGCCTGTCCGGCGTGAAGCCGCTCGCGTGGTTCGCGCAGGGCTACGTCACCGTGTTCCGCTCGATTCCGCTCGTGATGGTGCTGCTGTGGTTCTTCCTGATCGTGCCGCAGTTGCTGCAGGGCGTGCTCGGGCTGTCGCCGACGATCGACATCCGGCTCGCGTCGGCGATGGTCGCTTTCTCGCTGTTCGAAGCCGCGTATTATTCGGAGATCATCCGGGCGGGCATCCAGGCGGTACCGCGCGGGCAGGTGAACGCCGCGTTCGCGCTCGGCATGAACTATGCGCAGGCGATGCGCCTCGTGATCCTGCCGCAGGCGTTCCGCGCCATGGTGCCGCTGCTGCTCACGCAGGCGATCGTGCTGTTCCAGGATACGTCGCTCGTCTACGTGATCAGCCTCGCGGACTTCTTCCGCACGGCCGCGAACATCGGCGATCGCGACGGCACGAGCGTCGAGATGATCCTGTTCGCCGGCGCATGCTATTTCGTCGTGTGCTCGGTCGCATCCGCGTTGGTCAAAGGTCTCCAGAAAAAGGTCACAAGATGATTTCCATTAAGAACGTGTCGAAGTGGTACGGCCAGTTTCAGGTGCTGACGGACTGCACGACGGAAGTGAAGAAGGGCGAAGTGGTGGTCGTGTGCGGGCCGTCGGGCTCGGGCAAGTCGACGCTCATCAAGACCGTGAACGGTCTCGAGCCGTTCCAGCAGGGCGAGATCCTCGTGAACGGGCAGTCGGTGGGCGACAAGAAGACGAACCTGTCGAAGCTGCGCTCGAAGGTCGGGATGGTGTTTCAGCACTTCGAACTGTTTCCGCATCTGTCGATCACGGAGAACCTGACGCTCGCGCAGATCAAGGTGCTCGGCCGCCGCAAGGACGAGGCGACCGAGAAGGGGATGAAGCTGCTCGATCGCGTGGGCCTGAAGGCGCACGCGCACAAGTATCCGGGCCAGTTGTCGGGCGGCCAGCAGCAGCGTGTGGCGATCGCGCGCGCGCTGTCGATGGACCCGATCGCGATGCTGTTCGACGAGCCGACCTCCGCGCTCGATCCCGAGATGATCAACGAGGTGCTCGACGTGATGGTCGAGCTCGCGCAGGAAGGGATGACGATGATGGTCGTCACGCACGAGATGGGCTTCGCGAAGAAGGTTGCCCATCGCGTGATCTTCATGGACAAGGGCTTGATCGTCGAGGACGACCGCAAGGAAGCGTTCTTCGCGAATCCGAAGTCGGATCGTGCGAAGGATTTTCTCGCGAAGATCCTGCATTGATCGCAGGAGCGCCGCCGTGCGGGTGCGCGGCGTCGCCCCTGGTGCGAAGAAGGCCGTCCGGCGTGAGCCGGGCGGCCTTTTTTGTCGATCGCTTGCGCGGCCGGGAACGGCCTTGATCGGCTTCGGCCGGCATTGCGTTGCGCTCAGAGTCGCGGCGGCGCAGGCGCGAGGCGCATGCCCGGCGTGCGGCGCACGCGTTCCCGCTCGCGCAGCGTTCGCGCGGCCGGCAATCGGACGCGCTCAGAAATCGACCGGATCGTCGCCGAGATCGCCGGCCTCGCCGCTCGCCGCGAGCGCGGCCGCCCGGCGCGGCGCCGACGCGGAGGCGTCGAGCGACGGATCGCGCAGCTTCTCGAGCACGGCTTCCGGCACCGGAATGCGCATTGTCGCCGCGACGTCGCCGCACTGGAACATCACGAGTTCGCCCGGCTCGAGCGCGGTCCACACTTCGTCGTCGGTGAGCGGCTGTGTCGCGATCACCGCGACGCGGTCTTCCGGCGTCGTGTACTTCGCGAAGTCGATCGAGATGTCTTCGTCGATCAGGTGCGCGGTCGAGAACGGCCAGCGCCGCACGAGGTAGTGCAGGCGCGTCGAGCAATGCGCGAACAGCGCCTGCCCGTTCGACATCAGGAAGTTGAAGACGCCGTGCCGCGTGATGTCGCGCGTGAGCTCGCCGATCTGCTCGAACAGCTCGGGCAGCGGCGGCTGCGCGCTCGGAAACGCTTCGCGCAGGCCCTGCATCAGCTTGCAGAACGCCTTTTCGCTGTCGGTCGTGCCAACCGGCTGATAGACGCTGCCTTCGAGATCGGGCGAGTATTCGTGCAGATCGCCGTTGTGCGCGAAGATCCAGTGGCGGCCCCACAGCTCCCGCATGAACGGATGGCAGTTCTCGAGCAGGATGTGCCCTTGCGTCGCCTTGCGGATGTGCGCGATCGTGTTCTTCGACTTGATCGGGTAGCGCTTGACCATCTCGGCGATGGGCGACGTCGCGGACGACTGCTGGTCGATGAACAGGCGGCAGGCCTTGTCCTCGAAGAACGCGATGCCCCAGCCGTCGGCATGATGATCGGTGAGCCCGCCGCGGGCCGCGAAGCCGGTAAACGAGAACGTCACGTCCGTCGGTTCGGCGCAGTTCATTCCGAAGAGTTGGCACATATCGCGGGTGCGGCTGAGGCTGGCGGGGAGTACACCGGACGGAACCGGTACAATGTCGGCTTCAAGCATATCACCGAGCCCCAAGCGGCAAAAGGCGAAAACCGCGCGCGCGCGGTTCCGTGTTGCGGTTTGCCGTCAGTCAGGCGCCGCCGCGCGCATCGCTTCTCGCCGCGCGCCATTCCCACGACACCATGAATGCTTCCGCTCCCGCCTCGCTGACCCTCGCGCGCCCCGACGACTGGCACCTGCACGTGCGCGACGGCGCGATGCTCGCGGCCGTCCTGCCGCACACCGCCCGCCAATTCGGCCGCGCGATCATCATGCCGAACCTGAAGCCGCCCGTCACGACGACCGCGCAGGCGCAGGCGTACCGCGAGCGCATCCTGGCCGCGCTGCCGGCCGGCATGACGTTCGAGCCGCTGATGACGCTGTACCTGACCGACAACACCCCCGCCGACGAGATCCGCCGTGCGCGCGAAAGCGGCTTCGTGCACGGCGTGAAGCTGTATCCGGCGGGCGCGACGACGAACTCGGACGCTGGCGTGACCGATCTGCTCGGCAAATGCGCGAAGACGCTCGAGGCGATGCAGGAAGTCGGAATGCCGCTCCTCGTGCACGGCGAGGTGACGGACCCGTCGATCGATCTGTTCGATCGCGAGAAGGCGTTCATCGATCGCGTGATGGAGCCGCTGCGCCGCGCGCTGCCGGGGCTCAAGGTGGTGTTCGAGCACATCACGACGAAGGACGCTGCCGACTACGTGCGCGACGTCGACGCGGCGCCCGGCCAGATCGGCGCGACGATCACCGCGCACCATCTGCTGTACAACCGCAACGCGATGTTCGTGGGCGGCATTCGCCCGCATTACTACTGCCTGCCGGTGCTCAAGCGCGAGACGCACCGGGTCGCGCTCGTCGCGGCGGCGAGCTCGGGCAATCCGCGCTTCTTCCTCGGCACCGACAGCGCGCCGCACCCGAAGGGCGCGAAGGAGGCCGCGTGCGGCTGCGCGGGCTGCTACACCGCGCTGCACGCGCTCGAGCTGTACGCGGAGGCGTTCGATCAGGCGGGCGCGCTCGACAAGCTCGAAGGCTTCGCGAGCTTCTTCGGCGCGGACTTCTACGGTTTGCCGCGCAGCGCCGAGACGGTGACGCTGCGCCGCGAGACGTGGGAGCTGCCGCGCGAGATCGACGCGGGCGCGGGCCCCGTCGTGCCGCTGCGCGGCGGCGAGCCGATCGGCTGGCGGCTCGTTTGACGCTCGTGGCGCGGCGGCCGGCCGGGTTGCCGCGCGCGGCGGATCGGGTGTCGACGAGATGAGCGAGCCGGACGACGCGAGCCCCCGGGGCCGCATGAGCGGCGTGCGGCGGCCGGCCGGCGAGGCCGATCGTCGGCGTCGTTTTGGCGCAGCCGGCTTTGCCGACCGGCCGGGGGCGTCGTCCGGTCCGGGCGATCCGCACGGTGGACGCGGGTCCGCACACCCGGATCGCACGGCGGTCGATTGCGGTCCGGGCGCGTCTCGCGCCTCGCGTGCATTGAGCCGTCGACGCGAATCGCATCCCGACGGTGACGGACCCTCTTTCGACCGAATCGATTGGTCCGCGCCGTGGCTCGCACCGTTCGCCGATCGCGGCGGGCGATGGGCGCCCGCCGCGCGGCAGGGCGAAGCGGCATGGCTGCGCATGCTGAACGATGACGCCCGTGCCGAGCGACTCGCGACGGGCCGCGGCTTGCCGCTGCGTTTCATCGAACAGGCGACGCTGCCGGCGGGCGTCGCGTACGAGACGCACATCGCCGAAACGGGGGCCGTGCCGACCCGCCACAATCTGCACGATTTCTTCAATGCGCTCGTCTGGTTCGCGTATCCGCGCATCAAGGCGGCGCTCAACGCGCGCCAGGCTGCGGCGATCGACGCGGCGGGCGTCGGCTCCGCGCGCGGCGGCGTCCGCGACGCCCTCACGCTGTTCGACGAGAGCGGTGCGCTCTTCGCGACGTCGGACCCGGCGCTCGCCGCCGCGCTGCGCGGCTTCGACTGGCCGACGCTGATGCGCGCGTCGCGCGACGCATGGGGCTCGCGCTGCGACGCGCGGATCGTCGGTCATGCGCTCGCCGAAAAGCTCGTCGATCCGTACAAAGGCTGCACCGCGCACGCGTGGATCGTCGATGTGCCGGCCGCGTACTTCGACTGGCGCGACGAGCAGCGCCGCGCATGGCTCGACGAGCGCGTCGCGGCGGCGCTCGTCTCGACCGAGCCGACGAGCCGCGGCTTCGCGCCGCTGCCGGTGCTCGGCGTGCCCGGCTGGTGGCCGGCGAACGCATCACCGTCTTTCTACGACGATCCGCGGGTGTTTCGCAGCGGCCGACGTGCGCGAGAGGCGTGACGCGCGCCGGCGCCTCCAGCCCGCAACCGCGCATGCGCTGGCGTTCGATCCGCGCGGATCGTCGCGGCAGGGAAGGCCGTCGCCGCGAGCGGGCGACGCTCCGCGGTGCTAGAATCCTGCTCGCAAAGCAGGCTAGGCAGTCGCGGCCTTCGCGGTTCGCCGCGAAGGGCGAGGAAAGTCCGGACTCCGACAGGGCAGGGTGATGGCTAACGGCCATCCGTGGCGACACGCGGAACAGGGCAACAGAAAGCAAACCGCCGATGGCCCGGCGCAAGCCGGGATCAGGCAAGGGTGAAACGGTGCGGTAAGAGCGCACCGCGGCTGCGGCGACGCAGACCGGCACGGTAACCTCCACCCGGAGCAATTCCAAGTAGGCGGACGCGCATCTTCGGATGCAGGACGGTGCCCCCGTCTCGTTCGCGGGTAGGAAGCTTGAGCGCGTCAGCAATGGCGCGCCTAGAGGAATGGCTGCCACGGGCCGCGCGTCTCAAGGCGAGCGGCTCGCACAGAATCCGGCTTATCGGCCCGCTTTGCCGCCCGATGACGAAAAGCCGGCGCCCGATGCGGCGCCGGCTTTTTCTTTTTCTCGATCCGCGCGGCCACGCTGCAGCGCGCTCGCGCCTCAGCGCCGCAGTGATGCGCGCGATCGCGTTACGCGGTGACGATCTCGAACGAATGCGACAGCTCGGCCGTCTTCGCGATCATGATCGACGCCGAGCAATACTTGTCGTGCGACAGGTTGATCGCGCGCTCGACGGTCGCGGGATTCAGGTTGCGGCCCGTCACCGTGAAGTGGAAGTG
Above is a window of Burkholderia thailandensis E264 DNA encoding:
- a CDS encoding LysR substrate-binding domain-containing protein, with protein sequence MELKWLEDFVSLAETRSFSRSAELRHVSQPAFSRRIQALEAWLATELIDRSVYPTRLTQAGQVFYEQALVMLSQAHEARTLLRGHVGAPVPTIEFAVPHTLSLTYFPRWLQRIEAKMGQVHTRLRALNVHDAVLSLVEGGCDLVMGYHHPSHPVALDPARYDMLTLGAEPISPFSAPGRGGRARYALPGTADAPVPYLSYTPNAYLGRMTEVIIANARAPLFLDKVYETDMAEALKAMALAGHGVAFLPHSAVEDALAGGRLVKLGRAVKGAAEPFTLTMEIRLYRDKLAVQGDEPRQKLVRALWDVVREELGAAA
- a CDS encoding Glu/Leu/Phe/Val family dehydrogenase — its product is MSSQSQSPSVAQSIPSYLHADDLGPWGNYLQQVDRVAPYLGSLSRWIETLKRPKRILIVDVPIELDNGTVAHFEGYRVQHNVSRGPGKGGVRYHQDVTLSEVMALSAWMSVKNAAVNVPYGGAKGGIRVDPRKLSRGELERVTRRYTSEIGIIIGPNTDIPAPDVNTNEQIMAWMMDTYSMNQGQTATGVVTGKPISLGGSLGRKEATGRGVFVVGCEAAKKKGVEIEGARIAVQGFGNVGGIAAKLFQEAGAKVIAVQDHTGTIHQPAGVDTAKLLDHVGRTGGVAGFEGAEPMPNDEFWTVETEILIPAALENQITEKNASKIRTKIIVEGANGPTTTAADDILSANGVLVIPDVIANAGGVTVSYFEWVQDFSSFFWTEDEINHRLERVMREAFAGVWAVAEEHKVSVRTAAFIVACKRILMAREMRGLYP
- a CDS encoding glutamate/aspartate ABC transporter substrate-binding protein, with translation MKFPKAMLMVAALSTFAGGAIAQETGTLKKIKDTGVIALGHRESSIPFSYYDQNQQVVGYSRDFQMKVVDAVKKKLNLPNLQVKNIPVTSQNRIPLVQNGTVDIECGSTTNNLDRQKQAAFSDTIFVIGTRLMTKKDSGIKDFADLKGKTVVTTAGTTSERLLREMNNKNQMGMSIISAKDHGESFQTLETGRAVAFMMDDALLAGERAKAKQPGEWVIVGKPQSQEAYGCMMRKDDPAFKKVVDDAIAQVEKSGEAAKIYSKWFENPIPPKGLNLNFPLSDEMKKLYANPNDKALD
- a CDS encoding amino acid ABC transporter permease translates to MSYHWNWGIFLSPVSTGEPTTYLGWLMSGFWVTVKVSLAAWVIALVVGSLFGVLRTVPNKWLSAIGTVYVSIFRNIPLIVQFFVWYLVVPELLPVSIGTWIKQLPPGTQFFTASIVCLGLFTGARVCEQVRSGINALPKGQRAAGLAMGFTQWQTYRYVLLPVAYRIIVPPLTSEFLNIFKNSAVASTIGLLDLSAQARQLVDYTAQTYESFIAVTLAYVVINLIVMAFMRWVESKSRLPGYIGGK
- the gltK gene encoding glutamate/aspartate ABC transporter permease GltK, which encodes MHQFDWSSIPGSLPTLWTGAIVTFKITLLAIVVGIVWGTLLALMRLSGVKPLAWFAQGYVTVFRSIPLVMVLLWFFLIVPQLLQGVLGLSPTIDIRLASAMVAFSLFEAAYYSEIIRAGIQAVPRGQVNAAFALGMNYAQAMRLVILPQAFRAMVPLLLTQAIVLFQDTSLVYVISLADFFRTAANIGDRDGTSVEMILFAGACYFVVCSVASALVKGLQKKVTR
- a CDS encoding amino acid ABC transporter ATP-binding protein, translated to MISIKNVSKWYGQFQVLTDCTTEVKKGEVVVVCGPSGSGKSTLIKTVNGLEPFQQGEILVNGQSVGDKKTNLSKLRSKVGMVFQHFELFPHLSITENLTLAQIKVLGRRKDEATEKGMKLLDRVGLKAHAHKYPGQLSGGQQQRVAIARALSMDPIAMLFDEPTSALDPEMINEVLDVMVELAQEGMTMMVVTHEMGFAKKVAHRVIFMDKGLIVEDDRKEAFFANPKSDRAKDFLAKILH
- a CDS encoding class II glutamine amidotransferase, with protein sequence MCQLFGMNCAEPTDVTFSFTGFAARGGLTDHHADGWGIAFFEDKACRLFIDQQSSATSPIAEMVKRYPIKSKNTIAHIRKATQGHILLENCHPFMRELWGRHWIFAHNGDLHEYSPDLEGSVYQPVGTTDSEKAFCKLMQGLREAFPSAQPPLPELFEQIGELTRDITRHGVFNFLMSNGQALFAHCSTRLHYLVRRWPFSTAHLIDEDISIDFAKYTTPEDRVAVIATQPLTDDEVWTALEPGELVMFQCGDVAATMRIPVPEAVLEKLRDPSLDASASAPRRAAALAASGEAGDLGDDPVDF
- the pyrC gene encoding dihydroorotase — encoded protein: MNASAPASLTLARPDDWHLHVRDGAMLAAVLPHTARQFGRAIIMPNLKPPVTTTAQAQAYRERILAALPAGMTFEPLMTLYLTDNTPADEIRRARESGFVHGVKLYPAGATTNSDAGVTDLLGKCAKTLEAMQEVGMPLLVHGEVTDPSIDLFDREKAFIDRVMEPLRRALPGLKVVFEHITTKDAADYVRDVDAAPGQIGATITAHHLLYNRNAMFVGGIRPHYYCLPVLKRETHRVALVAAASSGNPRFFLGTDSAPHPKGAKEAACGCAGCYTALHALELYAEAFDQAGALDKLEGFASFFGADFYGLPRSAETVTLRRETWELPREIDAGAGPVVPLRGGEPIGWRLV
- a CDS encoding DUF3025 domain-containing protein — encoded protein: MSRRRESHPDGDGPSFDRIDWSAPWLAPFADRGGRWAPAARQGEAAWLRMLNDDARAERLATGRGLPLRFIEQATLPAGVAYETHIAETGAVPTRHNLHDFFNALVWFAYPRIKAALNARQAAAIDAAGVGSARGGVRDALTLFDESGALFATSDPALAAALRGFDWPTLMRASRDAWGSRCDARIVGHALAEKLVDPYKGCTAHAWIVDVPAAYFDWRDEQRRAWLDERVAAALVSTEPTSRGFAPLPVLGVPGWWPANASPSFYDDPRVFRSGRRAREA